In a single window of the Eleginops maclovinus isolate JMC-PN-2008 ecotype Puerto Natales chromosome 6, JC_Emac_rtc_rv5, whole genome shotgun sequence genome:
- the c6h5orf22 gene encoding UPF0489 protein C5orf22 homolog, with the protein MSRVPLKRLYTELPVWVVEDHHDVVRHIYRAIASRHLPVQNIKMVHLDSHPDLLIPVNMPADTVFDKEKLLSELSIENWIMPMVYAGHVSCVAWLHPYWAQQITEGEHRMAVGRDPSTTTIRVTSRDNYFLSDGLYVSEKQLENSKALRLNVVKVNPVKQSPSSLTEAQSAERGCAKRGRTECRAGGSSCSEPSLTCTDPLRPAEGSSSSSNEDDDEGSTSYVVKRISSLLSETEPYILDIDLDFFSCKNPFKELYTEEEYTILKELYSFRGPRPHAAEEELDECVDQRVRQLEDLEAAFADLLEDDGEDTVTRWARNPGMASLTRLVSSLKSKNLSPDYEMVHQAGLTCDSGELPHHISSDEEIDRLISAVQLFLKALPKPTLVTMSRSSLDEYCPVEQVDSVQSRVLAVLECLYGLLDLHRDYENSSTETQDGQPQAS; encoded by the exons ATGAGCCGTGTCCCGCTGAAGAGGCTCTACACTGAGCTGCCGGTGTGGGTAGTGGAGGACCACCACGAT GTGGTGCGTCATATTTACCGTGCCATTGCGTCGAGACACCTCCCCGTGCAGAACATAAAGATGGTTCATCTCGACTCCCACCCTGATCTGCTCATCCCCGTCAACATGCCAGCTGACACCGTCTTCGACAAGGAGAAACTCCTCAG tgaGTTGAGTATAGAGAACTGGATCATGCCCATGGTGTATGCGGGCCATGTGTCCTGTGTGGCCTGGCTGCATCCATACTGGGCCCAGCAGATCACAGAGGGGGAGCACAGGATGGCTGTAGGCAGAgacccctccaccaccaccatcag GGTGACCAGCAGAGACAACTACTTCCTCAGTGACGGTCTGTATGTCTCCGAGAAGCAGCTGGAGAACTCCAAAGCTCTGAGGCTGAACGTGGTCAAAGTCAATCCTGTGAAACAGAGTCCCAGCTCACTGACGG AAGCGCAGAGTGCAGAGAGAGGTTGTGCTAAGAGAGGCCGGACAGAGTGCAGGGCAGGAGGGTCCAGCTGCTCGGAGCCCTCCCTCACATGTACTGACCCGCTGCGACCTgcagagggcagcagcagcagctcgaatgaagatgatgatgaaggatCCACCAGTTATGTTGTGAAGAGAATATCTTCGTTACTCAGCGAGACCGAGCCGTACATCCTGGACATTGATTTAGATTTCTTCTCGTGTAAGAATCCCTTCAAGGAGTTATACACAGAG gaagaGTACACCATCCTGAAGGAGCTCTACAGCTTCAGAGGGCCGCGCCCCCATGCTGCTGAG gaggagctggatgaGTGTGTGGATCAGCGTGTCCGTCAGCTGGAGGACCTGGAGGCTGCGTTTGCTGACCTGCTGGAGGATGATGGGGAGGACACAGTGACGCGCTGGGCCAGGAACCCCGG gATGGCTTCGTTAACCCGCCTGGTTTCCAGTTTAAAGTCCAAGAATCTGAGCCCTGACTATGAAATG GTCCATCAGGCCGGGTTGACCTGTGACTCGGGGGAACTGCCACACCACATCAGCTCTGACGAGGAGATCGACAGACTCATCTCCGCCGTGCAGCTGTTCCTCAAGGCTTTGCCCAAACCCACACTGGTCACCATGTCCAG GTCCAGTCTGGATGAGTACTGCCCCGTAGAGCAGGTGGACTCGGTGCAGAGCAGAGTACTGGCCGTGCTGGAGTGCCTGTACGGACTGCTGGACTTACACAGAGACTATGAGAACAGCAGTACAGAGACTCAGGATGGCCAACCACAGGCCTcctaa